A region of Anolis sagrei isolate rAnoSag1 chromosome 2, rAnoSag1.mat, whole genome shotgun sequence DNA encodes the following proteins:
- the TNF gene encoding tumor necrosis factor, producing the protein MSSEHLVQDPEKGVLPAGNEAQDRPLSSPKSQGGPWKCLSITAFLLLVLATGLFAFLQYGTLFGQKDSQGNGKSFAEDILPETMKLQALVSGKPAAHAIASLYHPNQLIWTTDVAPSVLENGMKLDKAENALVVPSTGLYFVYSQLLFHKASCTSVEPVLLTHEITWHSAQFNTKVDLLKSLKTACEHGRDPPHQGKMWFESIYQGAVFKLHKGDRLWSKTNAVEYLDLDQQGQIYFGVIAM; encoded by the exons ATGAGCTCGGAGCATCTGGTCCAGGATCCGGAGAAAGGGGTCCTTCCAGCGGGGAATGAGGCTCAGGACCGGCCCTTGTCATCCCCCAAAAGCCAAGGGGGGCCTTGGAAGTGCCTCAGCATCACCGCCTTCCTGCTCCTCGTCTTGGCCACCGGGCTCTTCGCCTTCCTCCAGTACGGGACCCTCTTTGGGCAAAAG GACTCTCAGGGAAATGGAAAGTCATTTGCTG AAGACATCCTACCAGAAACAATGAAACTGCAAGCCCTGGTGTCTGGGAAACCAGCTGCCCATGCCATCG CTTCCTTGTACCATCCTAATCAACTGATCTGGACCACCGACGTGGCACCCTCAGTGTTGGAGAATGGCATGAAGCTGGACAAGGCAGAGAATGCCCTGGTGGTGCCCTCCACGGGACTGTATTTTGTCTACTCTCAACTCCTCTTCCACAAAGCTAGCTGCACCTCTGTGGAGCCCGTGCTGCTCACACACGAGATCACGTGGCATTCTGCCCAGTTCAACACAAAGGTGGACCTGCTGAAATCCCTGAAGACCGCCTGTGAACACGGGAGGGATCCTCCACACCAGGGCAAGATGTGGTTCGAATCCATTTATCAGGGGGCTGTCTTCAAGCTGCACAAAGGTGATCGCCTTTGGTCCAAAACAAATGCCGTGGAGTATCTGGACCTAGATCAACAAGGACAAATCTACTTTGGGGTCATTGCCATGTAA